In the Geitlerinema sp. PCC 9228 genome, one interval contains:
- a CDS encoding radical SAM protein, which produces MLGEITKTESDRMERLGVDLDQYPSVWEREEFDAIATNQDRSIARVLWNAFQSQITGQIPDPVMLTHIVTTRCNYSCHFCSFADTLNAKTNELSLEEIEKTYATLGDNLNVIVYSGGETTLHRNLAEIIEAAYRLTSVKSVYIISNAWKPEVLFQITHRIMQRCPDLHLTWSLSIEGIRETNNSLRYTRKPGWDAYQNTIDSLFGLQTMRDRFGYDQLDVQLCTVCSPDNADIMDEWYETVRDVLQPDKWNLNLMRKSVQMTEHELASFEERRQQNQLEPFEQKYLEITNRVREDVLSGKLKFLYHTHSHNDGAMKSAVDLISQEQNRRTLLGEKDAFCCRAGTFGAYIGSEGEVSGCEEFAHNPKDNKAFGNLRSQNYDFQAIWHSETAQKLRSKVGKSPECYGCTLESQRNYPAILVSLKTLVRAKMLSNKIQ; this is translated from the coding sequence ATGCTTGGGGAAATTACCAAAACCGAATCCGATCGCATGGAACGTTTGGGGGTCGATTTAGACCAATATCCCTCTGTGTGGGAAAGAGAAGAGTTTGATGCGATCGCTACAAACCAAGATCGTAGCATTGCTCGGGTGTTGTGGAATGCTTTTCAAAGCCAAATCACCGGTCAAATTCCCGACCCTGTCATGCTAACCCACATTGTCACCACTCGCTGCAACTATAGCTGTCATTTTTGTTCTTTTGCCGACACGCTAAATGCCAAAACCAACGAACTATCTTTAGAAGAAATTGAGAAAACTTACGCTACCCTGGGCGACAATCTCAATGTCATTGTTTATTCCGGCGGCGAAACCACTCTCCATCGCAACTTAGCGGAAATTATCGAAGCTGCCTATCGCTTAACTTCCGTAAAATCGGTTTACATTATTTCCAATGCCTGGAAGCCAGAGGTATTGTTTCAAATTACCCACCGCATCATGCAGCGTTGCCCGGATTTGCATTTAACCTGGAGTTTGAGCATTGAAGGGATTCGAGAAACCAATAACAGCCTCCGCTATACCCGCAAACCCGGTTGGGATGCCTATCAAAATACCATTGATAGTTTGTTTGGGTTGCAAACCATGCGCGATCGCTTCGGGTACGATCAATTAGATGTACAATTGTGTACGGTTTGCTCGCCGGATAATGCCGATATCATGGATGAATGGTACGAAACGGTACGCGATGTGCTGCAACCCGATAAATGGAATTTAAATTTAATGCGCAAAAGCGTGCAAATGACCGAACACGAACTAGCTTCTTTTGAAGAGCGACGGCAGCAAAATCAGTTAGAACCTTTCGAACAAAAATATTTAGAAATTACCAATCGCGTGCGGGAAGATGTCCTATCGGGCAAGCTAAAATTTCTGTACCATACCCACAGCCATAACGACGGTGCCATGAAATCGGCGGTGGATTTAATCAGTCAAGAACAAAATCGCCGCACTTTGTTAGGAGAAAAAGACGCTTTCTGCTGTCGCGCCGGTACATTTGGTGCGTATATTGGTAGCGAAGGGGAAGTCAGCGGTTGCGAAGAATTTGCCCACAATCCGAAAGATAACAAAGCCTTTGGCAACTTGCGATCGCAAAATTACGATTTCCAAGCGATTTGGCATTCCGAAACCGCCCAAAAGCTACGGTCTAAAGTTGGCAAATCCCCCGAATGCTACGGTTGCACCCTAGAAAGCCAACGCAACTATCCTGCCATTCTCGTTTCCCTGAAAACCCTAGTTCGCGCCAAAATGCTATCCAACAAAATTCAATAA
- the psaC gene encoding photosystem I iron-sulfur center protein PsaC gives MSHSVKIYDNCIGCTQCVRACPLDVLEMVPWDGCKAGQIASSPRTEDCVGCKRCETACPTDFLSIRVYLGAETTRSMGLAY, from the coding sequence ATGTCTCATAGCGTAAAAATTTACGACAACTGTATTGGCTGCACCCAGTGCGTTCGCGCTTGCCCCCTAGACGTTCTGGAAATGGTGCCCTGGGATGGCTGCAAAGCCGGTCAAATTGCTTCTTCCCCCAGAACGGAAGATTGCGTGGGCTGCAAACGTTGCGAAACGGCTTGTCCTACTGACTTCCTCAGCATCCGGGTTTATCTCGGCGCGGAAACTACCCGCAGTATGGGTCTAGCCTACTAG
- the pcrA gene encoding DNA helicase PcrA translates to MSDTLLDLSHLNDSQRRAVEHFCGPMLVVAGAGSGKTRALTYRVANLIHTHRVNPENIMAVTFTNKAAREMKTRIERLFSEITAQTKYGTSLDSMREDQQTQLRSHVWKTYIKPIWVGTFHSLCARILRYDINKYQDEKGRQWTRNFSIFDENDIQSLFKQIVTEQLNLDDRKFNPKKTRYAIGSAKNKGWTPRDLERNEPNYRGRVLAEIYETYQDQLSANNALDFDDLIRIPTEIFQQNEQILDYWHRQFHHILVDEYQDTNRTQYDLIRLLVTNGESPQSYNNWQHRSIFVVGDVDQSIYSFRMADFTILMNFQDDFGDGLPDEDTRTMIKLEENYRSRETILHAANQLIQNNSQRIDKVLRPTRGSGDLLHLQRADNEIEEAEFITSQILALVRKEEDKFDFGSFAILYRTNAQSRVLEEAMVRWNIPYNIIGGFKFYDRKEIKDILSYLRVLVNPFDSVSLLRIINTPKRGIGKTTVDKLKHAAQQLSAPLWEVVSDEDSVKTLVGKSAKRIIEFSQLIGRWQQKMEKLKPSDLVRLVMEESGYEEDLKNQSTDEAKNRLENLGELINAVLQYEEENVEATLDGFLSTAALNADTDNLEEEATKVALMTLHSAKGLEFPVVFLSGVEEGLLPHFRSLEDPMALEEERRLAYVGITRAQERLFLTYTQERRTWGNTRQPAMPSKFLGELPQELLSGTKVRKQKSAKSSSDAPSSQEKLRHVGSKKSTPKYQENVANIEDLQVGDRVLHRSFGVGEITHIFRQQDKPSVAVKFGNSQKILNPKTAKLQKL, encoded by the coding sequence ATGAGCGATACCTTATTAGATTTAAGCCATCTCAACGATAGCCAACGCCGCGCTGTGGAGCATTTTTGCGGTCCCATGTTGGTGGTAGCCGGCGCGGGTTCGGGGAAAACCCGTGCTTTGACCTATCGCGTTGCCAATTTAATTCACACCCACCGCGTCAACCCCGAAAACATCATGGCGGTAACCTTTACCAATAAAGCCGCCAGGGAAATGAAAACTCGGATTGAGCGATTGTTTTCAGAAATTACCGCACAAACCAAATATGGAACCTCCTTAGATTCCATGCGCGAAGACCAACAAACCCAATTGCGATCGCATGTTTGGAAAACTTACATCAAACCCATTTGGGTAGGCACCTTCCACAGTTTGTGCGCCCGCATTCTCCGCTACGATATTAACAAATACCAAGACGAAAAAGGTCGCCAGTGGACCCGCAATTTTTCCATTTTTGACGAAAACGACATTCAAAGTCTCTTCAAACAAATTGTCACCGAACAACTCAACCTCGACGACCGCAAATTCAATCCCAAAAAAACGCGCTACGCCATTGGCAGTGCCAAAAATAAAGGTTGGACCCCCCGCGATTTAGAACGCAACGAACCCAATTATCGCGGTCGCGTTTTGGCAGAAATTTACGAAACCTATCAAGACCAACTCTCTGCCAACAATGCTTTAGATTTTGATGACCTCATCCGCATTCCCACCGAAATTTTCCAACAAAACGAACAAATTCTGGACTACTGGCATCGCCAATTTCACCACATTCTCGTAGACGAATACCAAGATACCAACCGCACCCAATACGATTTAATTCGGTTGTTGGTTACCAACGGCGAATCCCCGCAGTCTTATAACAATTGGCAGCATCGTTCCATTTTTGTCGTGGGAGACGTAGACCAATCCATCTACAGTTTCCGCATGGCAGACTTTACCATTTTGATGAATTTTCAGGATGATTTTGGCGACGGGTTGCCCGATGAAGACACCCGCACCATGATTAAACTCGAAGAAAATTATCGTTCCCGGGAAACCATTCTCCATGCTGCCAACCAGCTAATTCAAAATAACAGCCAGCGCATTGATAAAGTGCTAAGACCCACGCGCGGTTCTGGGGATTTGCTGCACCTGCAACGTGCGGATAACGAAATTGAAGAAGCGGAATTTATTACCAGTCAAATTCTCGCTTTGGTTCGCAAGGAAGAAGATAAATTTGATTTTGGTAGCTTTGCGATTTTGTACCGTACCAATGCCCAATCGCGGGTTTTGGAAGAAGCCATGGTGCGCTGGAATATTCCCTACAATATTATTGGTGGGTTTAAATTTTACGATCGCAAGGAAATTAAAGATATTCTGTCCTATTTGCGCGTCTTAGTCAATCCATTTGATAGCGTTAGTTTGCTACGGATTATCAATACCCCCAAACGCGGCATTGGCAAAACCACTGTTGATAAGTTAAAACATGCTGCCCAACAGTTGAGTGCGCCTTTATGGGAAGTGGTTAGCGATGAAGATTCGGTAAAAACGTTGGTAGGAAAAAGTGCCAAACGCATCATTGAATTTAGCCAGTTAATTGGTCGCTGGCAGCAGAAAATGGAAAAGCTCAAACCATCGGATTTGGTGCGTTTGGTGATGGAAGAATCGGGCTACGAAGAGGATTTGAAAAATCAAAGTACCGACGAAGCCAAAAACCGTTTGGAAAATTTGGGCGAGTTAATTAATGCGGTGTTGCAATATGAAGAGGAAAATGTAGAAGCAACGCTAGATGGATTTTTGTCAACGGCAGCGCTAAATGCGGATACGGATAATTTGGAAGAAGAAGCCACCAAAGTTGCTTTAATGACTCTCCATTCGGCGAAGGGATTGGAATTTCCGGTGGTATTTTTATCGGGGGTGGAAGAGGGATTGTTGCCCCATTTCCGCAGTTTGGAAGACCCTATGGCGTTGGAGGAAGAACGGCGATTGGCTTATGTGGGGATTACCCGCGCCCAGGAACGGTTGTTTTTGACCTATACCCAAGAACGGCGAACTTGGGGAAATACGCGCCAACCGGCGATGCCTTCTAAGTTTTTGGGAGAATTGCCCCAAGAGTTGTTAAGCGGTACGAAGGTTCGCAAGCAGAAGTCGGCGAAATCTTCTAGTGATGCGCCTAGTTCTCAAGAAAAATTGCGCCATGTTGGTTCTAAAAAATCTACGCCAAAATATCAAGAAAATGTGGCAAATATTGAAGATTTGCAAGTGGGCGATCGCGTTTTGCACCGCAGTTTTGGGGTGGGGGAAATTACCCATATTTTTCGACAACAAGACAAGCCTTCCGTAGCGGTTAAATTTGGCAACAGCCAAAAAATTCTCAATCCCAAAACGGCGAAATTGCAGAAATTATAA